A region of Myxococcus stipitatus DSM 14675 DNA encodes the following proteins:
- a CDS encoding THUMP domain-containing class I SAM-dependent RNA methyltransferase yields MTPRAEEQVYVSTLPGLETALEAECSALGLAPRLVDGGVELSGPSGLHQEANLRLRTASRVLLRMGTFRAGDEGSLIRGLRALDLSRVWNGRAPPRMAVSLKRTGVPGPDVVLDSAAKAWGLSSVEEAGAGALDEEGGSGLVMLVRVEGDAFTVSVDTSGEPLHRRGYRQEVSRAPLRETLAAGLLMLAGYDGTQPLVDPMCGSGTFLVEGAWMSLRRAPGLLHGFAFESFPGFDASAWAARKARAEAEALTEPRAPVYGFDLNAGSLGTARRNARRAGLTLALERKDVRTLTPPPGGPGLLVANPPYGKRLGEGEDLPGLYRALGATIRERFVGWRSALLVPEEAPLLKALALPGARSLPVRNGGLRCRLLLVG; encoded by the coding sequence ATGACTCCTCGCGCTGAAGAACAGGTCTACGTCTCCACCCTCCCTGGACTGGAGACCGCGCTGGAGGCGGAGTGCTCCGCGCTGGGCCTCGCGCCGCGCCTGGTGGACGGGGGCGTGGAGCTCTCCGGCCCCTCCGGGCTGCACCAGGAGGCGAACCTCCGGCTCCGCACCGCCAGCCGCGTGCTCCTGCGCATGGGGACGTTCCGCGCGGGAGATGAGGGCTCGCTGATACGCGGCCTGCGCGCGTTGGACCTGTCACGTGTCTGGAATGGACGCGCGCCTCCGCGGATGGCGGTGAGCCTGAAGCGCACGGGCGTGCCGGGGCCGGACGTCGTGCTGGACTCGGCGGCGAAGGCGTGGGGCCTGTCCTCGGTGGAGGAGGCCGGAGCGGGGGCGCTCGATGAGGAGGGCGGCTCCGGGCTCGTGATGCTGGTCCGCGTGGAGGGCGATGCGTTCACGGTGAGCGTGGACACGAGCGGAGAGCCGCTGCACCGGCGCGGCTATCGGCAGGAGGTCAGCCGCGCGCCGCTGCGCGAGACACTCGCCGCGGGCCTCCTGATGCTGGCGGGGTACGACGGCACGCAGCCGCTGGTGGACCCGATGTGCGGCTCCGGCACCTTCCTGGTGGAGGGAGCGTGGATGTCCCTGCGACGCGCGCCGGGGTTGCTGCATGGCTTCGCGTTCGAGTCCTTCCCTGGCTTCGACGCGAGCGCGTGGGCCGCACGGAAGGCGCGCGCGGAAGCGGAGGCCCTGACGGAGCCTCGCGCCCCGGTGTATGGCTTTGACCTCAATGCGGGCTCGCTGGGGACGGCGCGGCGGAATGCGCGGCGCGCGGGGCTGACGTTGGCGTTGGAGCGCAAGGACGTGCGCACCTTGACGCCGCCTCCGGGTGGCCCGGGCTTGCTGGTGGCGAATCCTCCCTATGGCAAGCGCCTGGGCGAGGGTGAGGACCTGCCGGGGCTCTACCGGGCGCTCGGCGCGACGATTCGCGAGCGCTTCGTGGGTTGGCGCTCGGCCCTGCTCGTTCCCGAGGAGGCGCCGCTGCTCAAGGCGCTGGCGCTTCCCGGGGCGCGAAGCCTGCCCGTGCGCAATGGCGGGCTGCGTTGCAGGCTGCTGCTGGTGGGGTGA
- a CDS encoding APC family permease, with protein MRRAVSRWELVGFSINDVIGSGVYLLPAAAAASLGSASTGAVVLAGLAVLLLVLCFAEAASYFDKPGSAYLYTREAFGELVGFQVGWMTWLARVASVASLSVGFSRALGYLWPSAKEGFGQSLAIAIPLMLLTAINIVGVKGGARTAVFLAVTKTVPLLIFIGVGVFFVSTPLALSVVPRADGDLGETVLLLLFAYAGFENTAAPAGEFKNPRRDVPFALVVQIGVVTLIYTAVQWVTLGTLPGVIESKTPLADAAARFLGGWGGLLMTVGGVLSILGTNSNTVLAGPRYLYALARDGFGPAALATLHPRFRTPAVAILVQTGIALPLAFSGSFEFLATLSVVARLATYFGTAVAVPVLRRKLAQPANAFRIPGGPVIPFAAASLCVVFAMSAERKNLIAGAIALSIGFVLYRFQRRPDGKVVLE; from the coding sequence ATGCGGCGCGCCGTCTCCCGATGGGAGCTGGTGGGCTTCTCCATCAACGACGTCATCGGCAGTGGTGTGTATCTGTTGCCCGCGGCGGCGGCCGCGAGCCTGGGCTCGGCGAGCACGGGCGCCGTCGTGCTCGCGGGCCTGGCGGTGCTGCTCCTGGTGTTGTGTTTCGCGGAGGCCGCCAGCTACTTCGACAAGCCGGGCAGCGCGTATCTGTATACGCGGGAGGCGTTTGGCGAGCTGGTGGGGTTCCAGGTGGGGTGGATGACGTGGCTGGCGCGTGTCGCGTCGGTGGCGTCGCTGTCCGTCGGCTTCTCTCGTGCGCTGGGCTATCTGTGGCCCTCCGCGAAGGAAGGTTTCGGGCAGAGTCTGGCCATCGCGATTCCCCTGATGCTGCTCACCGCCATCAACATCGTCGGCGTGAAGGGCGGCGCGCGGACGGCGGTGTTCCTCGCGGTGACGAAGACGGTGCCGCTGCTCATCTTCATCGGCGTGGGTGTCTTCTTCGTGTCGACCCCGCTGGCGCTGTCGGTGGTTCCGAGGGCCGACGGCGACCTGGGTGAAACCGTGTTGCTGCTGCTCTTCGCCTACGCGGGGTTCGAGAACACGGCGGCTCCGGCGGGTGAGTTCAAGAATCCTCGCCGCGATGTGCCCTTCGCGCTCGTGGTGCAGATTGGCGTCGTCACGCTCATCTACACGGCGGTGCAGTGGGTGACGCTCGGGACGCTGCCGGGCGTCATCGAGTCGAAGACGCCGCTGGCGGATGCCGCCGCGCGGTTCCTCGGTGGGTGGGGCGGGCTGTTGATGACGGTGGGCGGGGTGCTGTCCATCCTCGGCACCAACAGCAACACGGTGCTCGCGGGGCCTCGGTATCTCTACGCGCTGGCGCGGGATGGCTTTGGTCCGGCGGCGCTCGCGACGCTGCACCCTCGCTTCCGGACACCCGCGGTGGCGATTCTGGTGCAGACGGGCATCGCGCTGCCGCTCGCGTTCTCCGGCTCGTTCGAGTTCCTCGCCACGCTCTCCGTGGTGGCGCGGCTGGCGACGTACTTCGGCACGGCCGTGGCGGTGCCGGTGCTGCGGCGCAAGCTGGCGCAGCCCGCCAACGCGTTCCGGATTCCAGGCGGGCCGGTGATTCCCTTCGCCGCCGCGTCGCTGTGTGTCGTGTTCGCGATGAGCGCGGAGCGCAAGAACCTCATCGCGGGTGCCATCGCGTTGAGCATCGGCTTCGTGCTGTACCGGTTCCAGCGCAGGCCCGATGGGAAGGTCGTGCTCGAGTAG
- a CDS encoding RluA family pseudouridine synthase: MDARLTRFEPRLSPPDEGGRFQSPFDELGPAELARQAAEVLQRELRDGFIAPGLPTSLLEDAEGGKMFGVLVVRLADGGLGFLRAFSGMLAGQWDVPGFVPPVFDREARGRIEPEGEAQVKVLHARAVAMRSAPELLSLRAEQVAQSERHAAELALMREQHEARRKARHVRRSEFTRAATSGEHGTALHALDQESRGDKAERREPEALHALDQESRGDKAEHRKPEALHALDQESRGDKAERRKLEALQQEERQRIEPLLARIERRLRAMDRLRQMGSRALMRRIHDTYVITSARGEQRLLRHLFEQGQPPAGAGDCAAPKLFAYARAHGLRPLALAEFWWGAPPPAGGRVSGAYYASCREKCAPLLPFMLEGLSVAPPRTFSPPVAASASSELSILFEDAWLVAINKPEGLLSVPGREASLSDSVLTRLRARYPQATGPLLVHRLDLDTSGLLVAALDSRTHSALQHQFVHREVRKHYVAWVEGLVQGEEGRIDFPMRVDLHDRPRQIHDPIHGKPAVTEWRVLERRGGRTRVAFFPLTGRTHQLRVHAAHPLGLGAAIVGDRLYGREGERLLLHAESLTLQHPGTGGTVTFQCPAPF; this comes from the coding sequence GTGGACGCGCGACTCACCCGCTTCGAGCCTCGGCTGAGTCCTCCCGACGAAGGAGGACGGTTCCAGAGCCCGTTCGATGAGCTGGGCCCGGCGGAGCTGGCACGTCAAGCAGCGGAGGTGCTGCAGCGCGAGCTGCGCGATGGGTTCATCGCGCCAGGACTGCCCACGTCCCTGCTGGAGGACGCCGAGGGCGGGAAGATGTTCGGCGTGCTCGTGGTGCGGTTGGCCGATGGGGGCCTGGGGTTCCTGCGGGCCTTCTCGGGGATGCTCGCGGGACAGTGGGATGTGCCGGGCTTCGTGCCTCCCGTGTTCGACCGCGAGGCGCGGGGGCGGATTGAGCCGGAGGGCGAAGCCCAGGTGAAGGTCCTGCATGCGCGCGCGGTGGCGATGCGGAGCGCGCCCGAGCTGCTCTCGCTGCGAGCCGAGCAGGTGGCGCAGTCGGAGCGGCATGCGGCGGAGCTCGCCCTGATGCGCGAGCAGCATGAGGCTCGGCGAAAGGCGCGCCATGTGCGGCGGAGCGAGTTCACCCGTGCCGCGACGTCTGGGGAGCATGGCACGGCGCTCCACGCGCTGGACCAGGAGAGCCGTGGCGACAAGGCCGAGCGTCGCGAGCCGGAGGCGCTCCACGCGCTGGACCAGGAGAGCCGCGGCGACAAGGCCGAGCATCGCAAGCCGGAGGCGCTCCACGCGCTGGACCAGGAGAGCCGTGGCGACAAGGCCGAGCGTCGCAAGCTGGAGGCGCTCCAACAGGAGGAGCGACAGCGAATCGAGCCGCTTCTCGCGCGCATCGAGCGGCGACTGCGCGCCATGGACCGGCTGCGCCAGATGGGCAGCCGTGCGCTCATGCGGCGCATCCACGACACCTACGTCATCACGAGTGCGCGCGGCGAGCAGCGACTGCTGCGCCATCTCTTCGAGCAGGGTCAGCCCCCCGCCGGCGCTGGCGACTGCGCCGCGCCCAAGCTCTTCGCGTATGCACGGGCCCACGGACTGCGCCCGCTCGCGCTGGCGGAGTTCTGGTGGGGCGCGCCGCCTCCGGCAGGTGGGCGCGTCAGTGGGGCGTACTACGCCTCGTGCCGAGAGAAGTGCGCGCCCCTGCTCCCGTTCATGCTGGAGGGGCTGTCGGTCGCGCCGCCTCGGACGTTCTCGCCTCCGGTCGCGGCCTCGGCCTCGAGCGAGCTGTCCATCCTCTTCGAGGACGCATGGCTCGTCGCCATCAACAAGCCCGAGGGACTGCTGTCCGTGCCGGGGCGCGAAGCCTCACTGAGCGACTCGGTGCTCACGCGGCTGCGGGCACGGTATCCCCAGGCCACGGGTCCGCTCCTCGTGCATCGCCTGGACCTGGATACATCGGGACTGCTCGTCGCTGCACTCGACTCACGGACGCACTCGGCGCTGCAGCACCAGTTCGTCCATCGCGAGGTGCGCAAGCACTATGTCGCGTGGGTAGAGGGACTCGTGCAGGGAGAAGAGGGTCGCATCGACTTCCCGATGCGCGTCGACCTCCATGACCGGCCTCGGCAGATTCACGACCCCATTCACGGCAAGCCCGCCGTGACGGAGTGGCGTGTCCTCGAGCGCCGTGGGGGACGGACCCGCGTGGCCTTCTTCCCGCTCACGGGCCGGACGCACCAGCTCCGCGTCCATGCCGCCCATCCCCTGGGGCTCGGAGCCGCCATCGTCGGAGACCGGCTCTACGGGCGAGAGGGCGAGCGACTCCTGCTCCACGCGGAGTCACTCACCCTCCAGCATCCAGGGACAGGCGGCACGGTCACGTTCCAGTGCCCCGCCCCCTTCTGA
- a CDS encoding imm11 family protein — protein MQKHARYFRLKPDMLNGRWSLGEPLDRQGREPDDFREFTSGRPAQPFGRLTLPIDEPGRRLDYSTAGAALTPVVHVRVATLFAELAPDDVQLIPVDIEGCPDEYLLLVATRLVRCIDDKASEEVLLWKPEDERPDLEGQYRSVYGLRIDRTKVGDAKVFRPWGWTVALIVSEDIKTAMDRAKVSGAKFEEV, from the coding sequence ATGCAGAAGCACGCGCGCTACTTCAGGCTCAAGCCGGACATGTTGAATGGAAGGTGGTCTTTGGGGGAGCCGTTGGACCGCCAGGGGCGCGAGCCAGACGACTTCAGGGAGTTCACTTCGGGGCGGCCTGCCCAACCCTTCGGGCGGCTGACGCTTCCCATCGATGAGCCGGGAAGGCGGTTGGATTACAGCACGGCGGGTGCCGCGCTGACGCCTGTCGTCCATGTTCGTGTCGCCACGCTCTTCGCGGAGCTGGCTCCCGATGACGTGCAGCTGATCCCCGTGGACATCGAGGGGTGCCCCGATGAGTACCTGCTTCTCGTGGCGACCCGGCTCGTCCGCTGCATCGACGACAAAGCCTCGGAAGAAGTCCTGCTCTGGAAGCCAGAGGACGAACGGCCCGACCTGGAGGGGCAATACCGCAGCGTGTACGGCCTGCGGATTGACCGTACGAAGGTCGGTGACGCGAAGGTGTTCCGCCCGTGGGGATGGACCGTCGCGCTCATCGTCTCGGAGGACATCAAGACGGCCATGGATCGCGCGAAGGTCTCGGGCGCGAAGTTCGAGGAGGTCTGA
- a CDS encoding AHH domain-containing protein, whose product MTIRWAVPLLLLMVGAGCTTTRVVRLETGQDSLVVTPLEEPGAEVSEAELDDDEFEEVLEELGRDVRPFRNPMRQAREVFGVPSRSGMYRYESRAPHLIPERGGSVEGSVLLELYADEELTREYGRWCSGRDQPGDCLRLLDEGPLLGSDGKYTLALAIAMDSVWEETSEAFEDMANPQALTASVTAAAAMYLMLWALPEPVSKGVAASLTALAIAYLGVDTVWRLLDGWLTLVREVGRATSFAQLHAAGEAYGEVLGENAARVFVMLATASIGSTAGLIGRAGWLPGSAQAALAVESQAGFQFASVAGVRSVAMTTEGFTIALAPNALAMANRGVGRGEKHHIATNKNDVSAKRGGPWTPAFRRLFRRAGMELKDPENIVRVSGHKGPHPQAYHEHVHDRIVVALGSCRKVVDCRKALTVELRRLASEVQTPGTRLHRLVTQGP is encoded by the coding sequence ATGACGATTCGCTGGGCAGTGCCGCTGCTCCTGTTGATGGTGGGCGCCGGATGTACGACCACTCGTGTCGTGCGCCTGGAGACCGGCCAGGACTCGCTGGTGGTGACGCCGCTCGAGGAGCCGGGCGCGGAGGTGAGCGAGGCCGAGCTCGATGATGACGAGTTCGAAGAGGTGCTGGAGGAGCTGGGGCGCGACGTGCGCCCGTTCCGCAATCCCATGCGGCAGGCGCGTGAGGTCTTCGGGGTTCCCTCTCGCAGCGGGATGTACCGCTATGAGAGCCGCGCTCCTCACCTCATTCCCGAGCGCGGCGGGAGCGTCGAGGGCTCCGTGCTGCTGGAGCTCTACGCGGATGAGGAGCTGACGCGCGAGTATGGCCGGTGGTGCTCGGGTCGGGACCAGCCGGGCGATTGTCTGCGCCTGCTGGACGAGGGCCCGCTGCTGGGCAGCGATGGCAAGTACACGCTGGCGTTGGCGATTGCGATGGACTCGGTCTGGGAGGAGACGTCGGAGGCCTTCGAGGACATGGCGAATCCGCAGGCGCTCACGGCGAGCGTCACCGCCGCCGCGGCGATGTACCTCATGCTCTGGGCCTTGCCGGAGCCCGTCTCCAAGGGTGTCGCGGCGAGCCTGACCGCCTTGGCCATCGCCTACCTGGGCGTGGACACTGTGTGGCGCTTGTTGGATGGGTGGCTGACGCTGGTGCGAGAGGTCGGCCGGGCCACGTCCTTCGCCCAGCTCCACGCGGCGGGAGAGGCCTATGGCGAGGTGCTGGGGGAGAACGCCGCGCGGGTCTTCGTGATGCTGGCGACGGCGTCCATTGGGAGTACGGCGGGGCTGATTGGGAGGGCGGGATGGCTCCCTGGCTCCGCCCAGGCCGCGCTCGCGGTGGAGTCACAGGCGGGATTCCAGTTCGCGTCGGTGGCCGGTGTCCGGTCTGTCGCGATGACCACGGAGGGGTTCACCATCGCGCTCGCGCCGAACGCCCTGGCGATGGCGAACCGGGGCGTGGGGCGGGGAGAGAAGCACCACATCGCGACGAACAAGAACGATGTCTCGGCCAAACGCGGAGGACCGTGGACCCCTGCGTTCCGGAGGCTCTTCCGAAGAGCGGGGATGGAGCTGAAGGACCCCGAGAACATCGTCCGAGTATCAGGCCACAAGGGGCCGCATCCGCAGGCGTACCATGAGCATGTTCATGACCGGATCGTGGTCGCACTGGGGAGTTGTCGGAAGGTGGTCGATTGCCGGAAGGCCCTCACGGTGGAACTGCGTCGACTCGCTAGCGAAGTCCAGACTCCGGGGACAAGGCTTCACCGGCTTGTGACCCAGGGGCCATGA
- a CDS encoding class I SAM-dependent methyltransferase — protein sequence MGLLRPAVEDVKARHPEPVMVDAGSGNAYLGFVLYELYLKDAAAGSLVSVEGRPELTERAKGRAERLGFSRMRFQTAHIDQAEYPERIHLLMALHACDTATDDALIAAVRHGADHVAVVPCCQAEVAAQLKENRKAAHGSMGLLFAHPWHRREFGSHLTNVIRALTLESFGYQVTVTELTGWEHSLKNELILGRRVHRDNRRARVQLERLLAETGVNPKLTRELGVKPSASVGELPPVEAEEAVASADEAPSAES from the coding sequence ATGGGGCTGTTGCGTCCGGCGGTGGAGGACGTGAAGGCGCGTCACCCCGAGCCGGTGATGGTGGATGCGGGCAGCGGCAACGCGTACCTGGGGTTCGTGCTCTACGAGCTGTACTTGAAGGACGCGGCCGCGGGCTCGTTGGTGTCGGTGGAGGGGCGGCCGGAGCTGACGGAGCGCGCGAAGGGGCGCGCGGAGCGGCTGGGCTTCTCCCGGATGCGCTTCCAGACGGCGCACATCGACCAGGCGGAGTACCCGGAGCGCATCCACCTGCTGATGGCGCTGCATGCGTGTGACACGGCCACGGACGACGCGCTCATCGCGGCGGTCCGCCATGGCGCGGACCACGTGGCGGTGGTGCCGTGCTGTCAGGCGGAGGTGGCCGCGCAGCTGAAGGAGAACCGCAAGGCGGCGCACGGGAGCATGGGGTTGCTGTTCGCGCACCCGTGGCATCGGCGCGAGTTCGGCTCGCATCTGACGAACGTCATCCGCGCGCTGACGCTGGAGTCCTTCGGCTACCAGGTGACGGTGACGGAGCTGACGGGGTGGGAGCACTCGTTGAAGAACGAGCTCATCCTGGGGCGGCGGGTGCACCGGGACAACCGGCGCGCGCGCGTCCAGTTGGAGCGGCTCCTGGCGGAGACGGGTGTGAATCCGAAGCTGACGCGGGAGCTGGGCGTGAAGCCCTCGGCGTCGGTGGGGGAGCTGCCGCCTGTCGAAGCGGAAGAGGCCGTGGCCTCTGCCGACGAGGCGCCTTCCGCGGAGTCGTAG
- a CDS encoding NifU family protein produces the protein MSVNIQLEWTPNPSTLKYVVDRRLLAGGAVSITNQEDAQAKSPLARKLMDVRGVTAVMIGTNFVTVTKGDEGEWDELNDQVMETLDTHLSADLPVVDEAAVAAARQAVSAEGGGSVEARIREVLDAEIRPAVAMDGGDITLDRFEDGIVYLHMKGSCAGCPSSTATLKMGIEGRLREIIPEVVEVVSV, from the coding sequence ATGTCGGTGAACATCCAGCTGGAGTGGACCCCCAACCCGAGCACGCTGAAGTACGTCGTGGACCGACGTCTGCTGGCGGGCGGCGCGGTGAGTATCACGAATCAGGAAGATGCCCAGGCGAAGTCGCCCCTCGCGCGCAAGCTGATGGACGTGCGCGGTGTGACGGCGGTGATGATCGGGACCAACTTCGTGACGGTGACGAAGGGGGACGAGGGCGAGTGGGACGAGCTGAATGACCAGGTGATGGAGACGTTGGACACGCACCTGTCGGCGGACCTGCCGGTGGTGGACGAGGCGGCGGTGGCCGCGGCGCGTCAGGCGGTGTCGGCGGAGGGGGGCGGCTCGGTGGAGGCGCGCATCCGGGAGGTGCTGGACGCGGAGATTCGTCCGGCCGTCGCCATGGATGGCGGCGACATCACGCTGGACCGCTTCGAGGACGGGATTGTGTACCTGCACATGAAGGGCTCGTGTGCGGGCTGTCCGTCGTCGACGGCGACGCTGAAGATGGGCATCGAGGGGCGCCTGCGGGAGATCATCCCCGAGGTCGTCGAGGTGGTGTCCGTCTGA
- a CDS encoding DUF2378 family protein — protein sequence MTPSPLRRPLEHSQPPLPRIPGSVFEGLFVRGLKVSGRLAQELEALGYDIRKPEVDYPIQLWQRAVALVRQEVFGELTDEEAHRQVGRTLVDGFAETLLGRVAAVALPMIGPARAAERIPRYLAMMGRPDLEVTMTPVGERGRRLVIPDRFNRPELFAGGFERMLEMANAQPRITVEERFSDSYRLLIRW from the coding sequence ATGACACCCAGCCCCTTGCGCCGCCCGCTCGAGCATTCCCAGCCCCCGCTCCCGCGCATCCCCGGGAGCGTGTTCGAGGGCCTGTTCGTGCGGGGCCTGAAGGTCTCCGGCCGGCTGGCGCAGGAGCTGGAGGCGCTGGGCTACGACATCCGGAAGCCGGAGGTCGACTACCCCATCCAGCTCTGGCAGCGCGCCGTCGCGCTCGTCCGGCAGGAGGTCTTCGGGGAGCTGACGGACGAGGAGGCCCACCGGCAAGTCGGCCGCACCCTCGTCGACGGCTTCGCCGAGACGCTGCTGGGCCGGGTCGCCGCGGTGGCGCTGCCCATGATCGGCCCCGCGCGCGCCGCGGAGCGCATCCCCCGCTACCTGGCGATGATGGGGCGTCCGGACCTGGAGGTCACCATGACGCCCGTGGGGGAGCGGGGCCGGCGACTCGTCATCCCGGACCGCTTCAACCGCCCGGAGCTCTTCGCCGGCGGCTTCGAGCGGATGCTGGAGATGGCCAACGCCCAGCCTCGAATCACGGTGGAGGAGCGCTTCAGCGACAGCTACCGTCTGCTCATCCGCTGGTAG
- a CDS encoding GNAT family N-acetyltransferase, whose amino-acid sequence MSTPLPTTLRILPSIHEVPAPLWDALVDDAAVPFLEWAFLAALEDSGSAVPERGWHPRHLTLWRGSRLVAAAPAYLKDDSQGEFVFDAPWATAAERAGLRYYPKLVLAVPFTPATGRRVLVAPGEERAAREAELYAGALEFARAEHLSGIHVLFPTEEELPTLEAQGFAMRLGVQYQWRNDGYHTLEDFLARFHSKRRNQLRRELRAPGQQGIHLRTLRGDALAEVDVDTLYRIYTSTVDKYPWGTRLLTRDFFARMLATFRHRCELVEARRGGELVAGALNFRGNQVLYGRYWGCFEEHPFLHFNVCLYHPVEEGITQGLTRFEPGAGGEHKLTRGFEPRLTYSAHLLLHPGLERAVRGFLEHERAAVRGGLPQWRAETGFKGDA is encoded by the coding sequence ATGTCCACACCGCTGCCCACCACCCTGCGCATCCTGCCCTCCATCCACGAGGTCCCCGCTCCCCTCTGGGATGCGCTCGTGGACGACGCGGCCGTGCCCTTCCTGGAGTGGGCCTTCCTGGCGGCGCTCGAGGACAGCGGCAGCGCGGTGCCCGAGCGCGGCTGGCATCCCCGCCACCTGACACTCTGGAGAGGCTCGCGGCTGGTGGCCGCCGCCCCCGCCTATCTCAAGGACGACAGCCAGGGCGAGTTCGTCTTCGACGCCCCCTGGGCCACCGCCGCGGAGCGCGCCGGCCTGCGCTACTACCCCAAGCTGGTCCTCGCCGTGCCCTTCACCCCCGCGACGGGGCGGCGCGTGCTGGTGGCCCCCGGCGAGGAGCGCGCGGCCCGCGAGGCGGAGCTGTACGCGGGCGCGCTGGAGTTCGCCCGCGCCGAGCACCTCTCCGGCATCCATGTCCTCTTCCCCACCGAGGAGGAGTTGCCCACGCTCGAGGCCCAGGGCTTCGCCATGCGCCTGGGCGTCCAGTACCAGTGGCGCAATGACGGCTACCACACGCTGGAGGACTTCCTCGCCCGCTTCCACTCCAAGCGGCGCAACCAGCTCCGGCGCGAGCTGCGCGCCCCCGGGCAGCAGGGCATCCACCTGCGCACGCTGCGCGGCGACGCGCTGGCCGAAGTCGACGTGGACACGCTCTACCGCATCTACACGTCCACCGTGGACAAGTACCCGTGGGGCACGCGGCTGCTCACGCGGGACTTCTTCGCGCGGATGCTCGCCACGTTCCGCCACCGCTGTGAGCTGGTGGAAGCCCGGCGGGGGGGCGAGCTGGTGGCCGGCGCGCTCAACTTCCGAGGCAACCAGGTGCTCTACGGCCGCTACTGGGGCTGTTTCGAGGAGCACCCCTTCCTGCACTTCAACGTCTGCCTGTACCACCCGGTGGAGGAAGGCATCACCCAGGGGCTGACGCGTTTTGAACCGGGTGCGGGTGGGGAGCACAAGCTCACCCGGGGTTTCGAGCCTCGCCTCACGTACAGTGCCCACCTGCTCCTTCATCCGGGGTTGGAGCGCGCGGTGCGAGGCTTCCTGGAGCACGAGCGGGCGGCCGTCCGGGGTGGCCTGCCGCAGTGGCGGGCGGAGACAGGTTTCAAGGGAGACGCGTGA
- a CDS encoding ATP-dependent Clp protease adaptor ClpS, translating into MAQKDEHDGSVATETVPKQKLKRPTLYKVLLHNDNYTTREFVVAVLREVFHKSESDAVQIMLHVHYNGVGVAGVYTFEIAETKLKTVEAAARDNGFPLRLSMEPEEG; encoded by the coding sequence ATGGCGCAGAAGGACGAGCACGACGGCTCCGTCGCGACAGAGACCGTCCCCAAGCAGAAGCTCAAGAGGCCCACCCTCTACAAGGTGCTGCTGCACAACGACAATTACACGACGCGCGAGTTCGTGGTGGCCGTCCTCCGGGAGGTCTTCCACAAGTCGGAGTCGGATGCCGTGCAGATCATGCTGCACGTTCATTACAACGGAGTCGGAGTGGCCGGCGTCTATACGTTCGAGATTGCCGAGACGAAGCTCAAGACGGTGGAGGCCGCGGCCCGGGACAATGGGTTCCCCCTGCGACTCTCCATGGAACCCGAGGAAGGTTGA